The Heliorestis convoluta genome includes the window ACACCAGGAAAGTAGGCTTTATTTATTATAAAGGATAATATCAACAGGAAAGCAGATCAGAAAGTAAGCTTTACTTTTAAAAACCTTGACAGGGAGAGCAAAAGGAGGAGCCAGATTTGTCTACAGGAGAAGTAACTTTACAGCTAGAAATAGAAGATATGGAACAGGAAATAGAACGACGTTGTCAATTTATTTGCCAACAAGTGCAGCAAGCAAGACGCCAGGGCATCGTTGTTGGACTCAGCGGAGGCATTGATAGCGCTGTTACAGCAGCCCTCTGTCAACGAGCCTTAGGTAAAGAGAAGGTGCTAGCACTTTGGATTGGTGCCCACAGTGCTGAAGAACACGCTCAGGATGCGAAACTAATTGCACAAAAACTAGAACTTCCTTTAGTTGAGATTAATCTTGATGAAGTAACTTCTCAACTCGTTAAAAGCATTGAAGGACCCTTACAAAAAAGAGGCTTGATCACAGGAGGCCTTTCTACACTTACGATCGGTAACACCAAAGCACGCGAAAGAATGACAGTGCTTTATGCAGTTGCCAATGAACTAGGCTATCTTGTTGCAGGCACTTGCAACCGAACAGAGATTTATTTAGGCTATGAAACCAAAGGTGGCGATCAACTTTGTGACTTCAATCCACTCGCCACTTTAGTAAAAGCACAAGTACGAGCTATGGCAAGCTACCTGGGAATTCCCGAAAAAATTATCACCAAGGCACCATCGGCTGATCTTTGGCAGGGGCAAACGGACGAAGCAGAGATGGGTTTTACTTACCAGGAGGCAGATCGCTATATTCTTACTGGAGAAGGTCCTGAAGAAGTGGTCAAAAAGATACAACATCTGCATAAATGCTCCGAACACAAGCGAACGTTACCGCCTGTAATCTAAGAACCAGACAGCAGACCCTATCCGACAGGGGCAGATATATAAGCATCACGAAGAGGAGGCAACCATATGGCCGGACATTCAAAATGGGCCAATATCAAGCACAAAAAAGCAAAAGTAGATGCTCAGAGAGGAAAAATATTTACCAAGTTATCCCGTGAAATTATTGTAGCAGTTCGTCAAGGTGGTCCTGACCCCAACGGCAACTTCCGTTTGAAAATAGCCATTCAAAAAGCCAAAGAAGCCAACTTGCCGAACGACAATATACAACGGGCCATTCAACGAGGTGCTGGCGCCGGAGAGGGTGCCAATTATGAAGAACTGTCCTACGAAGGTTATGGCCCTGGTGGTGTAGCTGTTCTAATCGAAGCCATGACAGACAATAGAAATCGAACAGCCAGTGAAATTCGACACCTTTTCACAAAGTACGGTGGCAACTTGGGAGAAAGTGGTTGTGTGGCTTGGATGTTCGACCGCAAAGGCTTGATTCGTCTAGAGGTAGATGAAGAAAAAGGAGAAAAACCTTTTGACGAAGATGAAGTCATGCTGCAAGCACTAGACGCAGGTGCTTTCGACGTACAAACAGGGCCTTATGAGGTAGAAATTTACACGACGCCGGAAGAATTAGAAGAAGTAAAAAATAAAATATCCGAAATAGGCTATACCATAACTACAGCAGAAATCACCATGGTACCGCAAAATATGGTAGCTGTTACAGAAAAAGACCAGGCTGAAAAACTACTTAAGTTTATGGAAATTGTAGATGAACAAGATGATGTTCAAAATGTCTATGCTAATTTCGATCTGTCAGAATCATTATTACAAGAAATATAAAAAAAAAGGAGCACCATCCATTGGGTGCTCCTTCTCTATTCCTATGGGTATAAGAGAATCATTAAGACCAAATCTCCATGCAATCTCTCTAGAACAACAAAAAATTCTAATTAGAACTAGTTCAATCTACTTCGATGATCATTTCTTTAAATCGAATTGCTGTCTTTGATATGTAGCGTCTTGATTGCTAAGCGCTTTCCTCTTCAGCAACAGGCAAAGGCAACGTCGACTCTTCCTTTTGTGTGGTCAATGCAATGGATGTTCGCGTGTGAACTACACCAGGCGTTGTTAGAATGTACGATGACAAAAGCTGATCTAACTCCCAAGTATCTCGGACACGAATTTTCAATAAAAAACCATCGTCGCCTGTAACTTTGTGACATTCGAGAATATTATCGCAATTTGCAACTCGTTCGACGAAACCTTCGTAACAGTTGGGATGATCGAGACGAAGATTGACGAAAGCAGTTAGATCTAGTTGTAATGCTTTCGCACTCAGACGGGCTTGAAAACCTTGAATAACTCCTTTTTCCTCCAACTTCTTGATTCGTTCAGCAACGGCTGGAGAGGAAAGCCCAACCAGAGACGCAAGCTCTGTCTGGGTTACTCTTCCATTACGTTGGAGGTGCTGCAATATCCGGCAATCTACGGCATCATACATCTTAATTGGCCTCCTTGCCTAAAACCACCAACCTTTTAATTCGAATATATAAAAATTTTGAGGAAAAGTCAAGGATAACCGTAAAACGACAAATATAACCACGCATGGCGTTTTAAGCAATGGGCTCTTCGGGCAGGCTATAGCTGGTTGAATATGCCTGTAGAAGAGAAAAAGGTGAAAAGGCCATGAATATTCCAGAGAAGATCATTAAAACAAAAGAAAGTCCTCGGGGAACTTCCTTAGTACCTATATTTATTATACTCTATTGCCTAGCATTTACATTGACCTACCTAGGTGTTATAGTCTATGATCGTTTAAGCGTCGAAAACACAGAAACTCTTACGAAGTATACGCAAGAAGAATTGCTTGATCGTCCTATTGCACCAGGCGTAGCGATTTATATGAAAACAACCTACGCAATAAGCCAAGAAACAGTAACAGAAGCATTGGAGCGGCCTTATGATTGGGCAGGTAGGTCCTTCCGAGAACTGTTACAACGCTTTCCCGAGAAAGAAGGCTGGCAGTGGGAGCTAAGACCGGGTCAGATTATTTTTCACAGGACGGTGCCAACATTAAGTCCTGACGATGCGAGTCAGAGGCATCTTGGCATTGTAGAAGGTGTTATTGCAATTATCATTGGTCCACCAGGTATATACGGTGGTGTTGATAGACTGACACAGATTGAAGCACAACATTTGCCGGAAGCATTGCGGCGCATTGCTGAATCAGGCTGGTTGGCTTGGAATGACGAAGAAATCCTTTACCAGATATTAGATGGCATGGATGAATCTAATCGGCCCTTCGAACAGGATTCAATGGATGCACGTCGAATTCTAAATGGAGAAGGCTTTTTAAGAAATTAAAAAGCCTTTTAAACTTCATTCTAACGGCGCAAGTATTGCAAATTGTTGATTAAGAATTTCCTTGGGGAGGTGTCCCGTTCTGATTATCCTGGGAATTGACCCGGGGACGGCTTTATGCGGTTATGGACTCATTGAAGTACAAGGGAACCGGCTTTCGTCCCTTGCTTATGGCGTCATACGAACGACTGCAGAAAAGCCTTTGCCTTCCCGTCTTTTGATGATTGCAGAAGAACTAGAAGCTTTGATTGCAAAGTACAAGCCCCACCGTCTAGCGGTAGAAGAAGTTTTTTTCAGCCGCAATGTAACAACGGCCATGACCGTTGGACAGGCCCGGGGCGTTATTTTATTAGCTGCTGCCAAAGCAGGGATACCTGTCAGTGAGTATAAGCCTACGCAGGTCAAGCAAGCTGTCGTCGGCTATGGCAGAGCAGAAAAAGGACAAGTTCAAGACATGGTCCGTCTCTTGCTCTGCTTATCAGAAAAACCTAAGCCTGACGATGTAGCCGATGCCTTGGCTGTAGCAATCTGTTGTGCCCATAGTGTGCACCAGGAGGAGAGGACCTGTTGATTTCCTTTTTACGAGGCCTATTGGTTGGTGTCGGTGAAGATGCTATCGTACTAGATGTTTCAGGTGTAGGATACCACGTTTTTGTACCTTCTACTGTTTTAGAGCAGTTACCTCGAGTCGGAGAGACGATGAAAATTCATACATATTTTCATCACCGAGAAGAGCAGGTGCAACTTTTTGGTTTTCAATCGGAAGAAGAGCTGGCCTTTTTTCGTTTATTGCTAGAAGTCAGTGGTATTGGACCTAAAGTAGGATTGGCCATTCTTTCTACGTTCCCGGCCAAGCAGCTAGAGCGAGCCATCGTGACGGAAGATATGATGGTATTAACAAGAATTCCCGGTATCGGTAAAAAAACAGCGCAACGGCTGGTCGTAGAACTTCGTGACAAATTACTCAAACAAGGGCTTCGCGTTTTGCCAATTACCTATGCTTATGCAGGTGAGAGTGCAGTTCCTTCTTTTTCTGAGGAGGCAAATCAATCAACCTTTGTAATAACAGCAGCAACGTCATCAGAAGTCTCACCAGTAGTCGAAATAGGGTCTACAGAAGGCAATGAAGCAGGCGCCAGAACAACAGCCTTAGATGGCACAACAAAGGAAGCCCAGAATGAAGGGCAGAACAAAGCGTTGGGAGAAGCGAACCAAGAAGCCAAAAGGCATAGAAAAAATACAAGCACTTTGCGTCAACGGAGAAGACAGCCGCGGGAAGAAGCTTTAGAGGCTTTACAAGCCTTGGGTTACTCCAGCAACGAAGCCAAAGATGCTTTAATTGAACTTGCTGCTACAACAGAATCGGAGGCTTCCGTCGAAGAATGGATCAAAGGAGCGTTACGCTACCTAGCTAGAGGATGAATAGGATACCCGATTAAGGAGGTGAGGTAAAAATGGAAGAGCGATTGCTTTCTTCGACACCGCAACAAGAAGAGGGGGAAGCAGAGCGTAGCTTGCGCCCGCGAGCGTTGCAAGAGTATATTGGCCAAGAGAAGTTAAAAGCCAATTTGTCAATTTTTATAGAAGCTGCTTTGCGACGACGAGAAGCCTTAGATCATGTCTTGCTCTACGGGCCGCCGGGCCTCGGGAAGACAACTCTGGCTCAAATTATTGCCAACGAATTGAAAGTGCAGCTCAAAATCACATCCGGTCCAGCCATTGAAAGACCGGGCGATCTAGCAGCCATTCTTACCAACTTACAGCCTATGGATGTTCTTTTTATCGATGAGATTCATCGGTTGAATCGGTCTGTCGAAGAAGTGCTCTACCCGGCCATGGAAGACTTTGGCCTTGATATCGTTATTGGCAAAGGACCTTCGGCACGCTCTATTCGTATTGACTTGCCTCGCTTCACTTTGGTAGGTGCAACAACGCGAGCAGGCATGCTGACCTCGCCCTTGCGAGATCGCTTTGGCGTCATTCATCGACTGGAGTATTATCAACCGGAAGAGTTAGAGCTGATTATTACCAGAGCGGCTACCATTTTAGCGGTTGCCATAGAACCAGCAGGTGCTAAAGCCATTGCCCTTCGTGCACGAGGCACACCGCGCATTGCCAACCGATTGCTCAAAAGAGTGAGAGACTATGCTCAAGTTCTCTCGAATGGCATTATCACAGAACAAATAGCGCAGGACTCACTGGCACGTCTGGAAGTTGATCCACTAGGACTCGATCATACAGACCGTCGCTATCTAGAAGCGTTGATTCAAAAGTTTGGTGGTGGCCCTGTTGGCGTTGAAACTTTAGCCGCTTCCATCAGTGAATCGGTGGACACTTTGGAAGACGTGATCGAACCCTATCTGATGCAACAAGGGTTTATCAACCGTACACCACGAGGTCGTATGGTTACTATTTCAGCCTGTCAGCATATGAAAATGGCTGTACCACAATCTTTGTTGGCCCTCTTAGAACCAGCAGCCAGTACGGAATCGATGCAACCTACCCTGCCATTGGAGTAGAATTTCTAGAAAAGAATCATCCCTCGATGGAGTGAATTCGATGATAAGAGTGAACACGAGATGAAGCTACTTCTTCACAGTTGCTGTGGTCCTTGCAGTATCTATCCAATCGAACAATTGCGACAAGAAGGTTACGATGTAAATGCCTACTTTTACAACCCTAACATTCACCCTTATAAAGAATTTCGTCGGCGCCTTGAAACCTTAGAGGGTTACACGTCTGCCATTAATGTACCTTTAATCAAAGAAGAGACTTATGAACTAGAATCTTTCCTGCAGAAAGTAGCGCAGGACCCTGCTTCACGCTGTCCTCATTGCTACCGCATGCGGCTTTATAAAGCCGCAGAAAAAGGGCGGCAATTGTCGATGGACGCTTTTACAACCACATTGCTTATCAGCCCCTATCAGAATCATGAAATGTTGAAAGCCCTAGGAGAAGAGATAGGCAAAGAACTATCCATTCCTTTTCTATATAAAGATTTTCGCCATGGCTTCAGAGAAGGGCAACAACAAGCCCGAGAACGAGAGTTATACAGGCAACCCTACTGCGGTTGTATTTACAGTGAAAAAGATCGTTATTACAAGCCGAAGAAGGAGGAATGAAAAAAGGTGTTAGACGGTGCGTCCTTTGGAAAGTGGATTATGATCATCGGTCTAGGCCTTACTCTTGTCGGGGGCTTACTCTGGCTACTCAGTCAATTCATTTCTATCGGTCGTCTTCCCGGTGACTTTTCCTTTCAGAAAGGAAACATGACTTTTTACTTTCCTTTAGCGACAGGACTTCTGATTAGCCTGATTTTAACGATTTTACTCAATCTTATAGGGCGGAGGTAACATTTACCCCTATAAAAGGCCCCCTTGGCTCCGAACAATTTTATTAGTAGAAGGTGAAGTTTTTGGAACAATTATCACGTAACAGCATGGCCATGAATCGGTTCCAAGAGCCCGGATTCCTTCTTGTTCGCGCCCAGGAAGGCGATGATACTTCCAGGAATGCGCTGATCAAAAAGTTTACCCCTTTTATCATGCGCGTTGCCTCCAATGTTAGTGGACGTTATGTACGCCTAGGCAGTGATGATGAGGCAAGTATTGGACTCATCGCTTTTAACGAAGCTATCAACAACTATCGCGAAGAAAAAGGCGTATCTTTCCTCTCTTTTGCTGATACAGTCATTCGTCGACGTCTTATTGACTATTTCCGTAAAGAGTCTAAAGCACAAAAAGTGCTACCTCTATCTTCTTTTGAAGATCGGAACGATGAATCAGGAGAGGATGTATCCAATCGTCTTGAGATTCGCCAGGCCCAGGAAACATTTCGAATTGAAAATGAAGCAACAGACCGACGAGCAGAGATTGTTCAATACGACAAGCTTCTTCGTGACTTTGGTCTTTCCTTCGCCGAGTTGGTAGAAGTATCACCCAAGCACGAAGACGCCCGTCGACGAGCTATCGATGTAGCCCGCCTCATTGCAGAAACAAAAGAATATAGAGACTATCTAAAGGTCAAAGGCTCCTTGCCTCTAAAAGCACTGGAAAAAGAAGTAGACATGAGTCGCAAAACCTTAGAGAGACAGCGGAAGTATATTATTGCTGTCACTGTCATTTTCTTAGAAAACTTAGAATACCTCAAAGAATATATTAACAAGGTCTGAGCCACCTTGCAGGACTCTTGCCGTCGATAAAAAGCTTGTGCAAAACTCCTGCCACCTTGTTAGAAGGAGGAAATCCCTGAGGTGGATCAACGCGGGGTTGTACTAGAAATTACAGAAGAAGAAGCGATTGTTCTTACTGACAACGGTGAGTTCAAGCGCATACCTCTTCCCCAGCCTGTTCCAGCGATTGGTGATGAAATTGTTATATCACCGGATAAACGGAGGCAGCAAAAGCAGGGAAAAAGCAAAAAGAGGCAAGCGTGGTACTGGATGGGCCTTGCCGTAGCAGCCTTGTTTTTGTTTGCATTGAACATGTCTGGCTTGAAAAGCATCTTTTATGAAAAGACAGAGCAACAGGACGTGGCTCTTCTAGAAGAACAGGACCCATCTCTAGAAGAGCCCATACTTTCAAAGCCTGTTCGATATGTATCCGTCGATATCAATCCTTCTATTGAGCTCGGTCTCAATGAACAAGATCAAGTCATAACAATGCGCTCTCTCAACGATGAGGGAGAAAAAATCATTGCCCAAAGAGCTTTAGAAGGATTGCCAGTAGAAAAAGCGATTCAAGAAATTGCGGCAGAAGCACTTCTTCAAGGCTATCTCGCTTCCAATAAAGCCAATACGCTTCTTATTACTGTCTATACAGAGGGAGAAGAAAATGAAAAGGAAGCGCAGAAAGTCTTAGAAGATAAGTTGCGTCAATCGGCGCAGCAAATACTAGCGCAAGATAATTTGCCGACTCATAAGGTTCAGACGATTCAAGTCTCGAAAGAACAACGAGAAAGAGCGGAAGAACTCGGTTTATCAGTTGGCAAATTTGCACAGCTTCTTGATGCAATGGAGCAAGGGGTTCCAGAGGAAAAAGACGAAAAACCTCCAACAGAGAATCGCTCATCTCTAGGAACGGAGCCAATGGAGAGAAAAGGTACACAAGAAATAGACAGGAAAGAGAATCAAGACCAAGAGAATCAAAATAAGCAGAAACAAAAGCAAGAAAAAACTGCTTCCGATCCAATCGAGCGTGACGTTATGGATAATAACAAAATCGATCCAGAGGAGATAAATCAAGAACGGATGGATCAGGAGCATGACGTCATAGATAACGATGCTATGGATCATGACACAATCGAAGTGAGTCCAACGAATACAAGGATAGAAAAAGATAGAAAAGCAGAAGTTCAATCTTCCAGCTAAGGCTGGACTTTTTTTTGACTTGCTTTTTCGAAAAGCAAAACAGGAAAGAAAGACCTTATGTCGAAAATATCCATCTGGCAGGAAAAAAATTAGTAATGTAGCTAGAAAGGGTGAACAGACCTTGGACAAGGCACAGAGAAAAGGATGGCTCTATGGCCTGGGCATCCTACTTAGTCTCTTCTTTCTTGTCATGCCGCTGTCTCAAGCTAGAGCAGAAACAGTAGACGTTCCTACAGTTCGAGTACTCATCGATCAACCTGTAACAGTAGAAATTAAAATTGCTTCAGGTCGATACGGATTAATCGATGAGCAGACGGGAATGCCTATCGATTATCAGCCTACGCAAGGGGACTGGCGGATTACCGCCGTTGGACGAGCTCTTCAGATAACTTCGGGAGGGCAAGCACTGCCACGTACATACAGCGGACCGATTTACCTACATGGAATCGCCGGTACAGAGAATATATTGGAGATAAACGGTAAAAAATACCGAGGAAACCTGCGAATCTATCCTCCGCAAGCAGTAGACCAAAGAGGGTTGGTCTTGATTAATGATCTTGATCTCGAATCCTATCTCTATGGCGTCGTCGGTCCCGAAATGGGCTTCGGTGCACCTCAAGAAGCGCTAAAAGCACAGGCTGTTGTATCTCGCAGCTATGCTTTGTATCACTTGACGATCCGACAACGAAGCAACAGTCTTTTTGATCTACGGGCAGACACAAGCAGCCAAGTCTATCGAGGTATTGAAGGCGAAAGAGATCATATTCGACAAGTCGTCGATGATACGAGAGGACAAGTCCTTCATTATGATGGCAGGGTGATTGAAGCAGTTTATCACTCTAACGCAGGTGGTAAAACAGAAAGTGCTCAATTTGTATGGAATGAAAGCAGGCCCTATCTAGAAGGCGTGACTTCGCCAGATGATGCTTATGCAGAAGAACTTAGTACAGCCACCGCTGCGGCCTATCGTTGGCGCAAAACCATTACAGCACAGGAAATTACAGAGCGAGCGCAATCGATTACAGGTCGCGATATTGGAACAGTAAAAGCAATCAGAATTGCCGAGAAAAGCCCCACAGGTCGGGTCATTCGCCTTGAAGTCGTTGGCTCTAAAGAGACGATAACAGTGGATAAGCTTCTCGTTCGAGCTCTGGTAAACACACCGTCTACACTTTTTACAGTCGCTAGCGCCGTAACAAGTACAGAAAACACAATTGTAGGCAAACCCACTGGCAACAGCACGATTACAGTACTAGCAGCCGACGAAAGCCCACGGGCTTACACAATCAAAGAAGCCTCTGTCTTCGCCATGGGTGCTGACCTTATACCTCGACAAGTCGATGCAGCCAAGGAGCTTTTTATACTCAGCCAAGGTGGCTTGAACCAATCTAGTACCATAGAGATTCGTCCCGGTGATACCTTTACATTGCAAGGCCATGGTTATGGTCATGGTGTAGGCATGAGCCAATGGGGCGCTATGGGAATGTCTATCAAAGGAAAAACATATAAAGAAATCGTTGAACATTATTATGGCGGCAGTCAGAGAAATGGCCGACTTCAAATCGTAGGAGACTGGGGAACCTGATGAACGTTGATCAATTCGACTATGAACTACCTCGCGAAGCGATAGCACAAGCACCCATTGAACCACGTGACGCCTCCAAACTGATGGTTCTTAATCGGCAAAATGGTCTCATAGAGCATCGGATATTTCGCGAAATTAAAGAGCTACTCCGCCCCGGTGACTTGCTCGTCTTAAATCGTAGCCGTGTCATACCAGCTCGCCTTTTTGGAGTAAAAAAAGGCACCGATACAGCTGTAGAAATGGTCTTGCTGACGCCAAAAGGAGAAGACCGCTGGGAAGTACTTGTCCGTCCAGGACGAAGACTAAAAGCAGGCACTACTGTAGAGTTTGGTGAAGATCTGCAAGCAGACATCATAGACAGCACGGCCTTTGGTGGAAGACTTGTCAAGTTTCGCTATTGTGGTGATTTTGACCAACTTTTAGAAGAAAAAGGGCAAATGCCACTGCCACCGTACATTGAACGACCCTTGCAAAAAGAAGAAACAGAGCGATACCAAACGATTTATAGCAAAGAAAAAGGCTCTGCAGCGGCACCTACAGCAGGTCTTCACTTTACGCCAGAGTTGCTGCAAGATCTTAAAGAGGCAGGCGTGGAGATTGCTACCGTACTGCTCCATGTAGGGCTAGGCACTTTCCGGCCTGTGCAAGCTGAAAAAGTAGAAGACCATCAGATGCACGCAGAATTTTATCAAATCGATGAGGAAGCCGCCCAAGCTATTACGAAAGCCAGGCAAGAAGGTAGACGGATTGTTGCTGTTGGAACTACAGTCGTAAGAACCCTTGAATCAGTGGCTGCATTAGAAAAAGGTGCTGTCAAAGCCACCTCAGGTTGGACCGATATCTTTATCTATCCTGGTTACAACTTTCAAGTAATCGACGGTCTGATCACTAACTTTCACTTACCTCGTTCTACCTTACTCATGCTCGTTTCTGCTTTTGCGAACCGCGATACCATCATGGCGGCCTATGAAGAAGCAGTGCAAAAAGACTACCGTTTCTTTAGCTTTGGTGACGCAATGATGATCATTTAAGGAGGATTCCCTTGGCTGCTGTCCGCTACGAACTAATTAAAGAATGTTCTCAAACCAAAGCTCGCGTGGGTCGACTACATACGCCCCACGGCACTTTTGAGACACCGATTTTCATGCCTGTGGGAACGCAGGGGACTGTCAAAACAATGACGCCAGAAGAAGTAAGAGACTTAGGTGCTGGTATTATCTTATCGAATACCTATCATCTCTATCTTCGTCCCGGTTCAGATCTTGTTCGAGAAGCCGGGGGATTGCATCGCTTTATGAACTGGCCGCACGGTATTCTAACAGACTCCGGAGGCTACCAAGTCTTCAGCTTAGGACCGCTGCGAAAAATCACAGAAGAAGGCGTAGAATTTAAAAGTCATATCGATGGATCCAAACATTTTTTCACACCGGAAAAATCAATTCAAATACAGATGGATCTAGGTGCCGACATTATTATGGCCTTTGACGAATGTCCTCCTCATCCTAGTGAATACGACTACGTCAAAAAATCACTGGAAATGACGACGCGCTGGGCCAAGCGATGTCAAGCAGCTCACACTCGAGAAGATCAAGCGCTCTTTGGAATCACCCAGGGTGGTATGTACGCTGACTTGCGTCGAGAAAGCGCAGCACGACTTGTGGAACTAGACTTTCCAGGATACGCCATTGGTGGTCTTAGTGTAGGTGAACCAAAACCACTGATGTACGAAATGCTTGAAGCCACAGTGCCTGAACTACCCAAAGAGAAAGCACGATATCTCATGGGTGTAGGAAGTCCTGATGCACTTTTAGAAGGCGTAGCTCGTGGCGTTGACATGTTTGACTGCGTCCTCCCAACGCGAGTGGCACGCAACGGTCTTGCTTTTACCACCCATGGCAAAGTCGTCATCCGCAACGCCCGGTATGCACGAGACTTTGAGCGGCTCGACCCTGAATGTGGTTGTTATACCTGTCAGAACTATAGTCGAGCCTATTTGCGACATCTTTACAAAGCAGAAGAAATCCTGGTCTATCGGCTCCTTACCATTCACAATTTACACATTCTCTTAAAAATGATGAAAGAAGCCAGAAAAGCCATTGAAGAAGATCGATTCCTGCAATTCAAAAGAGAATTTCTTGACAAATACGGGCAGGAAATGGATCATTCCTAGGCGAATAGATAAGGATGCATAAAAGTCTCAATGAAAAGTTTTCAATGAAGAAAGGGAGGTTTTTTTCTCATGGAGCAAGGTTGGTTTCTAGTATATATGGTGGCACTTTTTGCCCTTTTTTACTTTGTCGCCATAAGACCACAGATGAAAGCTCAAAAAGCCCATAAAGAACTGGTGTCAAGCCTCAAAGTAAGCAATAAAGTCGTGACTGCAGGCGGTCTGCATGGAACACTTACTTTTGTGGGTGAAGAAACTGTGATGATGGAAATCTCAGAAGGCGTCAATATAGAAGTTACCAAAACGGCCATCATTAAAAAAGCAGACTAATAACAACCTACGTTTCCAGAAAACCATTAGAACCCTAAGATAACAAAAAAATACAAAAAAGTTACCTATTGAGGCAGGAAATTGGAAATTTTAGTCGAAACATTTATGGTAACAACTTGGAACTTTTTGTATTTTGATGTTTTTTGTCATTTTACTAGACAAAGACAAAAAGCTTGTCTTAGGGGGAATGTGGAAAATGGATAGTCAATTGTTATTGCGTCGAATTCAGAGGAAACGGAAAGAACTAGAGCGTCTAGCCGGTAGAAAAGGAACTGATAAATTAACGACAGGCCTTATTTACCGTAAATCCTGTGAACTTGACGTACTAATCGTGCAATATATGAAGGAAAATCGACAATTAGAATTAGATTTTCCCGATTATTATCCTGTGCCGCTGGGAAGATAGATCTCAGCGGCTTTTTTTTATATTTTTTTGCTGCCAACAATCTTACAAGAGATGAAAGGACAGATTATAATCCAATGACCAAGTCAATCACTTTCGAACAAGTGCGAGACCATGCTGAAGTAAGAGCCTATATCGAAGCAGCTGATTTACATTTAAGTGCAATGGGATTTACCGAACACGGATTGCGCCACGCTGCCTTAGTAAGCAAAAATGCCGGTGCCATTTTACAACACTTCGGCTATGATCAAAAAGAGATTGAGCTCGCTCGCATTGCTGGCTTTATGCACGACATCGGCAACAGCGTAAGTCGTGAGAGTCATGGTCAAATTGGAGCTGTGCTTTCTCGTTTAATTCTAAAAGAACTTGGCGCTGATTACGCCGACATTGCTACAATCATGGCTGCCATCGGCAACCATGATGAATCAGT containing:
- the nadE gene encoding NAD(+) synthase, which gives rise to MSTGEVTLQLEIEDMEQEIERRCQFICQQVQQARRQGIVVGLSGGIDSAVTAALCQRALGKEKVLALWIGAHSAEEHAQDAKLIAQKLELPLVEINLDEVTSQLVKSIEGPLQKRGLITGGLSTLTIGNTKARERMTVLYAVANELGYLVAGTCNRTEIYLGYETKGGDQLCDFNPLATLVKAQVRAMASYLGIPEKIITKAPSADLWQGQTDEAEMGFTYQEADRYILTGEGPEEVVKKIQHLHKCSEHKRTLPPVI
- a CDS encoding YebC/PmpR family DNA-binding transcriptional regulator, which gives rise to MAGHSKWANIKHKKAKVDAQRGKIFTKLSREIIVAVRQGGPDPNGNFRLKIAIQKAKEANLPNDNIQRAIQRGAGAGEGANYEELSYEGYGPGGVAVLIEAMTDNRNRTASEIRHLFTKYGGNLGESGCVAWMFDRKGLIRLEVDEEKGEKPFDEDEVMLQALDAGAFDVQTGPYEVEIYTTPEELEEVKNKISEIGYTITTAEITMVPQNMVAVTEKDQAEKLLKFMEIVDEQDDVQNVYANFDLSESLLQEI
- a CDS encoding Lrp/AsnC family transcriptional regulator; protein product: MYDAVDCRILQHLQRNGRVTQTELASLVGLSSPAVAERIKKLEEKGVIQGFQARLSAKALQLDLTAFVNLRLDHPNCYEGFVERVANCDNILECHKVTGDDGFLLKIRVRDTWELDQLLSSYILTTPGVVHTRTSIALTTQKEESTLPLPVAEEESA
- the ruvC gene encoding crossover junction endodeoxyribonuclease RuvC, whose product is MIILGIDPGTALCGYGLIEVQGNRLSSLAYGVIRTTAEKPLPSRLLMIAEELEALIAKYKPHRLAVEEVFFSRNVTTAMTVGQARGVILLAAAKAGIPVSEYKPTQVKQAVVGYGRAEKGQVQDMVRLLLCLSEKPKPDDVADALAVAICCAHSVHQEERTC
- the ruvA gene encoding Holliday junction branch migration protein RuvA produces the protein MISFLRGLLVGVGEDAIVLDVSGVGYHVFVPSTVLEQLPRVGETMKIHTYFHHREEQVQLFGFQSEEELAFFRLLLEVSGIGPKVGLAILSTFPAKQLERAIVTEDMMVLTRIPGIGKKTAQRLVVELRDKLLKQGLRVLPITYAYAGESAVPSFSEEANQSTFVITAATSSEVSPVVEIGSTEGNEAGARTTALDGTTKEAQNEGQNKALGEANQEAKRHRKNTSTLRQRRRQPREEALEALQALGYSSNEAKDALIELAATTESEASVEEWIKGALRYLARG
- the ruvB gene encoding Holliday junction branch migration DNA helicase RuvB; translation: MEERLLSSTPQQEEGEAERSLRPRALQEYIGQEKLKANLSIFIEAALRRREALDHVLLYGPPGLGKTTLAQIIANELKVQLKITSGPAIERPGDLAAILTNLQPMDVLFIDEIHRLNRSVEEVLYPAMEDFGLDIVIGKGPSARSIRIDLPRFTLVGATTRAGMLTSPLRDRFGVIHRLEYYQPEELELIITRAATILAVAIEPAGAKAIALRARGTPRIANRLLKRVRDYAQVLSNGIITEQIAQDSLARLEVDPLGLDHTDRRYLEALIQKFGGGPVGVETLAASISESVDTLEDVIEPYLMQQGFINRTPRGRMVTISACQHMKMAVPQSLLALLEPAASTESMQPTLPLE
- a CDS encoding epoxyqueuosine reductase QueH; this encodes MKLLLHSCCGPCSIYPIEQLRQEGYDVNAYFYNPNIHPYKEFRRRLETLEGYTSAINVPLIKEETYELESFLQKVAQDPASRCPHCYRMRLYKAAEKGRQLSMDAFTTTLLISPYQNHEMLKALGEEIGKELSIPFLYKDFRHGFREGQQQARERELYRQPYCGCIYSEKDRYYKPKKEE
- a CDS encoding DUF2905 domain-containing protein — its product is MLDGASFGKWIMIIGLGLTLVGGLLWLLSQFISIGRLPGDFSFQKGNMTFYFPLATGLLISLILTILLNLIGRR
- the sigI gene encoding RNA polymerase sigma factor SigI → MEQLSRNSMAMNRFQEPGFLLVRAQEGDDTSRNALIKKFTPFIMRVASNVSGRYVRLGSDDEASIGLIAFNEAINNYREEKGVSFLSFADTVIRRRLIDYFRKESKAQKVLPLSSFEDRNDESGEDVSNRLEIRQAQETFRIENEATDRRAEIVQYDKLLRDFGLSFAELVEVSPKHEDARRRAIDVARLIAETKEYRDYLKVKGSLPLKALEKEVDMSRKTLERQRKYIIAVTVIFLENLEYLKEYINKV